A genome region from Geminocystis sp. NIES-3709 includes the following:
- a CDS encoding tyrosine/phenylalanine carboxypeptidase domain-containing protein, translating to MWLNYSNRQISRFGFLVRSDCLKLLFCGKLDVLDLPALAELTSLGLCQLPQYLSPWIIDPRSLLAFLTYSTFMTNVDLVKHTEVAERLLADTPIISHL from the coding sequence ATGTGGCTAAATTACTCCAACAGGCAAATAAGCCGATTCGGATTCTTAGTGCGATCAGATTGCTTAAAATTACTCTTTTGTGGCAAACTAGATGTTTTAGATTTACCAGCACTAGCCGAACTAACATCCTTGGGATTATGTCAATTACCCCAATATCTTTCCCCTTGGATTATCGATCCTCGTTCCCTATTAGCTTTTTTAACCTACTCAACTTTTATGACTAATGTGGATTTGGTTAAACATACGGAAGTGGCGGAAAGATTATTAGCTGACACCCCAATTATTTCTCACTTATAA
- a CDS encoding DUF4007 family protein codes for MNKTNLELNLLDNPVTSTFARHETFHPRWGWLKKGFDAASNDSHIFNSEDAPVRLGVGKNMVRSLRYWCYAFKIIDDDNTPSFFGNNLLGVNGWDRYLENPASLWLLHWNLLKPTCNAGAWYYAFNLFNQNEFKKEDLLKGLTDYLQELNKTVADSSLVKDINCILRMYVESDNDNTNFVEDSIDCPFTELGLIYQPKNSNYYRFRFGSKPNLLSAIIVATCLEYASWVSQNQFTITISRLLYDKGSPGTVFKLSEEAIYSAIEAVCRQESSLFLADTAGLVQLSFEKNPLDLASQILDRFYGRI; via the coding sequence ATGAATAAAACTAATTTGGAGTTAAATCTTTTAGATAATCCTGTAACTTCAACTTTTGCCCGTCATGAGACTTTTCATCCCCGTTGGGGTTGGTTAAAGAAAGGTTTTGATGCGGCATCTAATGATAGTCATATTTTCAACTCTGAAGATGCACCAGTTAGGTTGGGAGTGGGTAAAAATATGGTTCGATCACTTCGTTATTGGTGTTATGCTTTTAAAATTATTGATGACGATAATACTCCCTCTTTCTTTGGTAATAATCTTTTGGGTGTTAATGGTTGGGATAGGTATTTAGAAAATCCTGCCTCCCTATGGTTATTACACTGGAATTTACTTAAACCAACTTGTAACGCTGGTGCGTGGTATTATGCCTTTAATCTTTTCAATCAAAATGAGTTTAAAAAGGAAGATTTACTCAAGGGTTTAACGGATTATCTACAGGAATTGAATAAAACTGTCGCTGATTCTTCTCTCGTCAAGGATATTAATTGTATTTTGCGAATGTATGTGGAATCCGATAATGACAATACTAATTTTGTGGAAGATTCGATCGACTGTCCCTTTACTGAGTTAGGATTAATTTATCAACCAAAAAATAGCAATTATTACCGTTTTCGTTTCGGTAGTAAGCCTAATTTACTATCAGCGATAATCGTAGCCACTTGTTTAGAATACGCCAGTTGGGTAAGCCAAAATCAATTCACTATTACTATTTCTCGTTTACTTTACGACAAAGGAAGCCCCGGCACTGTATTCAAACTATCAGAAGAAGCTATTTATTCGGCGATTGAAGCAGTATGCCGTCAAGAATCATCTTTATTTTTAGCGGATACGGCTGGTTTAGTGCAACTATCTTTTGAAAAAAATCCCCTTGATTTAGCATCCCAAATTCTCGATCGTTTTTATGGTAGGATTTAA
- a CDS encoding AAA family ATPase, which produces MSFSQELDTYLRARFTLMILVTQEEERAIQTVKQVCNQNQRPCLSWDVADGFQSLTNDKASLPTAKDALTALEQIEKASTDALFVLKDFHDCWKNDTIKRKLRSVAQRLKLTKKSILITSPLNAIPAELKDEAVMVEFPLPKEIELETVLNSLAKTPGVKVNLTPLGKEKLIQAALGLTTAQAQRVFAKAIVSNGRLDDRDINIVTEEKKQIIRESQALEFYAVHETPNDVGGLEILKQWLRLRERAFSQEARDYGLPAPKGIALIGIPGTGKSLTAKMIGGLWRLPLLKLDIGSLFGSLVGQSEERTRQALQLAETVAPCVLWIDEMEKAFASGGLDGGTSTRVFGTILTWMQEKTAPCFVVATANNISQLPPELLRKGRFDEIFFLDLPTKAEREEILAVHLKKRNRFPEDFDIKTLSGICEGYVGAEIEQAIIDAMYLGFNQNREFNNQDVTKALKNQVPLSVSQKETIELLRNWLKEGRAQSASFEEVRQAELEFVPLQLDIRQ; this is translated from the coding sequence ATGAGTTTTTCCCAAGAATTAGACACCTATCTTCGAGCCAGATTTACCTTGATGATTCTTGTTACTCAGGAGGAGGAAAGAGCCATACAAACCGTTAAACAAGTCTGTAATCAAAATCAACGCCCTTGTCTTAGTTGGGATGTCGCCGATGGTTTTCAATCTTTAACTAACGATAAAGCCTCTCTACCCACCGCTAAAGATGCTTTAACCGCCCTCGAACAAATTGAGAAAGCTAGTACCGACGCTCTATTTGTCCTTAAAGATTTTCATGACTGTTGGAAAAACGACACCATTAAACGAAAATTACGCAGTGTTGCTCAACGGTTGAAACTTACCAAAAAATCTATCCTAATTACCTCCCCCCTTAACGCTATTCCCGCAGAATTAAAGGATGAAGCAGTAATGGTGGAATTTCCTTTACCCAAAGAAATAGAATTAGAAACCGTCTTAAATTCCCTTGCCAAAACCCCTGGTGTTAAAGTTAACCTCACCCCCTTAGGAAAAGAAAAACTCATTCAAGCTGCCCTCGGTTTAACGACTGCCCAAGCACAACGGGTATTTGCTAAAGCGATCGTCTCTAATGGTAGATTAGATGACAGGGATATAAATATAGTTACTGAGGAGAAAAAGCAGATTATCAGAGAATCTCAAGCCTTAGAATTTTATGCCGTGCATGAAACTCCCAATGACGTGGGAGGATTAGAAATTCTCAAACAGTGGTTAAGACTAAGAGAAAGAGCGTTTAGTCAAGAGGCGAGGGATTATGGATTACCTGCACCGAAAGGCATTGCTTTAATTGGTATCCCAGGCACAGGCAAAAGTTTGACAGCGAAGATGATAGGAGGGTTATGGCGTTTACCTTTATTGAAATTAGATATTGGATCATTGTTTGGTTCATTGGTAGGACAATCGGAGGAACGTACTCGCCAAGCGTTACAATTAGCGGAAACCGTTGCCCCTTGCGTGTTGTGGATTGATGAAATGGAAAAAGCCTTCGCTTCTGGAGGATTAGACGGCGGTACAAGTACTAGGGTTTTTGGTACGATTTTAACGTGGATGCAGGAAAAAACTGCGCCTTGTTTTGTGGTTGCCACCGCTAACAATATCAGTCAACTACCGCCAGAGTTGTTAAGAAAAGGGCGTTTTGATGAGATATTTTTCTTAGATTTACCCACCAAAGCGGAAAGGGAAGAAATTTTAGCGGTACATTTGAAGAAGCGAAATCGGTTTCCTGAAGATTTTGATATTAAAACCTTGAGTGGTATTTGTGAGGGTTATGTAGGGGCAGAAATTGAACAGGCGATAATCGATGCCATGTATTTGGGATTTAACCAAAACCGAGAGTTTAATAATCAGGATGTGACAAAAGCTCTAAAAAATCAAGTACCATTATCAGTATCCCAGAAAGAGACGATCGAACTCTTAAGAAATTGGTTAAAAGAAGGTAGGGCGCAATCAGCATCTTTCGAGGAAGTGAGACAAGCCGAATTAGAATTTGTGCCTTTGCAATTGGATATAAGGCAATAA
- a CDS encoding zeta toxin family protein, which yields MSNLYIISGANGSGKTTTAMTILPQFLKVMEFVNADEIAKGISPFNPESVAIQAGKIMLQRLDFLASQRKDFAFETTLSSRHYARFLRKCKQMGYRINLLYFWLQSPELAISRVKRRVESGGHNIPEDVIIRRYQRGLTNLFKLYLPLCDNWLIYNNSQKNTELVATYFENELTVDNPYLWSKIKGDYNE from the coding sequence ATGTCTAACCTATATATTATCAGTGGTGCAAATGGTTCTGGTAAAACCACTACAGCTATGACAATTTTACCACAGTTTTTGAAGGTTATGGAATTTGTTAATGCCGATGAAATCGCAAAGGGTATTTCTCCTTTTAATCCTGAATCGGTAGCTATTCAAGCAGGTAAAATAATGTTACAAAGATTAGATTTTCTAGCTAGTCAAAGAAAAGATTTTGCTTTTGAGACTACGTTATCATCCCGTCACTATGCTCGTTTTTTGAGAAAATGTAAGCAAATGGGTTATAGGATAAATTTACTATATTTTTGGTTACAGTCTCCAGAATTAGCTATTAGTCGGGTAAAAAGGCGAGTTGAAAGTGGTGGGCATAATATTCCCGAAGATGTCATTATTCGCCGTTATCAAAGGGGTTTAACTAATTTATTTAAGTTATATTTACCTTTATGCGATAATTGGTTGATCTATAATAATTCTCAGAAAAATACTGAGTTAGTTGCAACTTATTTCGAGAATGAATTAACTGTTGATAATCCTTATTTATGGTCTAAAATTAAAGGTGATTATAATGAGTAA
- a CDS encoding DUF2997 domain-containing protein, which produces MDLQEIDVFIDDNGEVKLEIRGVKGQKCLDLTQDLEAILGGEIISREMTPEAGEVIQKIKNQEFNWS; this is translated from the coding sequence ATGGACTTACAAGAAATAGATGTTTTTATCGATGACAATGGAGAAGTAAAATTAGAAATCAGGGGAGTAAAAGGACAAAAATGTCTCGACTTAACCCAAGATTTAGAGGCAATTTTAGGCGGTGAAATCATTAGCCGAGAGATGACACCCGAAGCGGGGGAAGTGATACAAAAAATTAAAAATCAGGAGTTTAATTGGAGTTAA
- a CDS encoding DUF1257 domain-containing protein has translation MSHFTRLKTKIVEKEYLKQALIDLGYKYQEGNVQVNGYSGNRTNADLKIFTSNPNYDIGFQKQEDNYEIIADWWGIREIQQAQFVQTKLLIKNMLIMPLKVN, from the coding sequence ATGTCACATTTTACCCGTTTAAAAACGAAAATAGTTGAAAAAGAATACCTCAAACAAGCCCTAATAGACTTAGGCTATAAATATCAAGAAGGAAACGTGCAAGTTAACGGTTATAGCGGAAATCGCACCAACGCCGACTTAAAAATTTTCACCAGTAATCCCAATTATGATATTGGCTTTCAGAAACAGGAAGACAATTACGAAATCATTGCCGACTGGTGGGGAATTAGAGAGATACAACAAGCCCAATTTGTGCAAACTAAACTCTTAATCAAAAATATGCTTATCATGCCGCTAAAAGTAAATTAG
- a CDS encoding RloB family protein — MASKGRFSRPTGQRQYRQLFVIATEGSITEPEYFAMFNNEKTTIQVKCLKTNKKSSPDQVLKKMKEYLLDNKLEKTDQAWLVVDKDQWQDSQLELLYQWSQKVNNYGLAVSNPKFEYWLLLHFEDGKGVNTASQCDQKLKKYLPNYDKTIDGRKLKPYVRIAIDRAKQKDNPPCQKWHQTTGTTVYRLVELLI; from the coding sequence ATGGCTTCTAAAGGTAGATTTTCTCGCCCCACAGGGCAACGTCAATATCGGCAACTATTTGTAATTGCTACAGAAGGCTCAATTACAGAACCTGAATACTTTGCTATGTTTAACAACGAAAAAACCACTATTCAAGTGAAATGTTTAAAAACTAATAAAAAAAGTTCCCCAGATCAAGTCTTAAAAAAAATGAAAGAATATTTATTAGATAATAAACTCGAAAAAACAGATCAAGCATGGTTAGTAGTAGATAAAGATCAATGGCAAGATTCTCAATTAGAATTATTATATCAATGGAGTCAAAAGGTAAATAACTATGGATTAGCCGTTTCTAATCCTAAATTTGAATATTGGCTTTTACTGCATTTTGAAGATGGAAAAGGAGTTAATACGGCTTCGCAATGTGATCAAAAACTCAAAAAATATCTACCTAATTATGATAAAACGATTGATGGAAGAAAATTAAAACCTTATGTTAGAATAGCGATCGATCGAGCCAAACAAAAAGATAATCCACCCTGTCAAAAATGGCATCAAACAACAGGAACAACAGTGTATCGTCTGGTAGAATTATTAATATAA
- a CDS encoding ATP/GTP-binding protein produces the protein MLINFTLSNWMSFRDTATLTTIASKERQHGERLPRIKKYPLRLLPITAIYGGNASGKTNLFQALKFAKYLIVEGTHPDNLIPRQWFRLDNASLNHPSEFVFDILIEDTIYQYSFSVTSKVVIEEKLVEILSTRDKIIYHRYDSQPHFNSTLAKDDFLKFAFKGTRDNQLFLTNTVNQQIELFKPIYDWFKYSLELIAPDDRFQPFLQFIDENNPLFNTMNKILMGLDTGIVRLGNEEIKIENIDISEFLKSKLKTEIKEGETVKIHKFGNLEPIIISRKKGELIAKKLISYHHHSQEEEIPFEIYQESDGTKRIIDLIPVLLDLINPHSNKVFIIDEIDRSLHTLLTRKILETYLNNCHPETRNQLIFTTHDLLLMDQKLLRRDEMWITERQFDGNTTLIGLSEYDDIRYDKDIRKSYLQGRMGGIPRINPALILSNNNQNIDKIKEDN, from the coding sequence ATGTTAATCAACTTCACCCTCTCTAATTGGATGTCATTTCGGGATACCGCAACCCTCACCACCATTGCCAGTAAAGAAAGACAACACGGAGAAAGACTACCGAGAATCAAAAAATATCCCCTGCGATTGTTACCCATTACAGCCATTTACGGCGGTAACGCATCAGGCAAAACAAACCTATTTCAAGCCCTCAAATTTGCTAAATACTTAATTGTAGAGGGTACGCATCCCGACAACCTCATCCCTCGACAATGGTTTCGTTTAGACAACGCCTCCCTTAATCATCCTAGCGAATTTGTCTTTGATATTTTAATAGAAGATACCATCTATCAATACAGTTTTAGTGTTACTTCAAAGGTAGTAATTGAAGAAAAATTAGTAGAAATTTTGAGTACCAGAGATAAAATTATTTATCATCGTTATGATAGTCAACCTCATTTTAATTCCACCCTTGCTAAAGATGATTTTCTCAAATTTGCCTTTAAAGGTACAAGGGATAATCAACTATTTTTAACCAACACTGTTAATCAACAAATAGAACTTTTTAAGCCCATTTATGACTGGTTTAAATATTCCCTTGAACTCATCGCTCCCGACGATCGATTTCAACCATTTTTACAATTTATTGATGAAAATAACCCTTTATTTAATACCATGAATAAAATATTAATGGGTTTAGATACAGGAATTGTTAGATTAGGCAATGAAGAAATTAAAATAGAAAATATAGATATTTCAGAATTTTTAAAAAGTAAACTAAAAACAGAAATAAAAGAAGGAGAAACCGTCAAAATCCACAAATTTGGCAACCTAGAACCGATAATTATTAGCCGTAAAAAAGGAGAATTAATCGCTAAAAAATTAATCAGTTATCATCATCACTCCCAAGAGGAAGAAATCCCTTTTGAGATATATCAAGAATCCGATGGCACAAAAAGAATTATCGATTTAATTCCCGTCTTATTAGACTTAATAAATCCCCACAGTAACAAAGTATTTATCATAGATGAGATCGATCGATCTTTACACACCCTATTAACCAGAAAAATATTAGAAACCTATCTCAATAATTGTCACCCAGAAACTCGAAATCAATTAATATTTACAACCCATGATTTATTATTAATGGATCAGAAATTATTAAGGAGAGATGAAATGTGGATAACAGAAAGACAATTTGACGGCAATACTACCTTAATTGGTTTAAGTGAATATGATGATATTCGTTATGATAAAGACATCAGAAAAAGTTATTTACAAGGAAGAATGGGGGGCATACCAAGAATAAATCCAGCCCTAATTTTATCAAATAATAATCAAAACATAGATAAAATTAAAGAGGATAATTAA
- a CDS encoding pentapeptide repeat-containing protein yields the protein MSTKNLSNQNLKGKNLANEDLSHAILINTNLEGADLSHAILINTNLEGADLSHAILINTNLEGADLSHANLSGANLWGANLTKANLTNANLSNVVQDSLELTPIVKPGQQSPRIKRSTINFTQANLEGANLEGADLAEANFSQANLKNTNINKANTIFAKNLVL from the coding sequence ATGTCCACTAAAAATTTGTCTAATCAAAACTTGAAAGGAAAAAATCTTGCTAACGAAGATTTAAGTCATGCAATATTAATTAACACCAATTTAGAAGGAGCAGATTTAAGTCATGCAATATTAATTAACACCAATTTAGAAGGAGCAGATTTAAGTCATGCAATATTAATTAATACCAATTTAGAAGGAGCAGATTTAAGTCATGCCAATTTATCAGGTGCTAATTTATGGGGTGCTAATCTAACCAAAGCTAATTTGACAAATGCTAATTTAAGTAATGTTGTTCAAGATAGTTTAGAATTAACGCCTATAGTAAAACCAGGTCAACAGTCTCCTAGAATTAAAAGAAGTACAATTAATTTTACACAAGCCAATTTAGAAGGGGCTAATCTTGAAGGCGCAGATTTAGCAGAAGCAAATTTTTCACAAGCAAATCTGAAAAATACAAATATAAATAAAGCAAATACTATTTTTGCAAAGAACTTGGTATTGTAA